A genomic window from Candidatus Denitrolinea symbiosum includes:
- a CDS encoding serine/threonine protein kinase — protein sequence MSEKYFPLGRTVGYTTPAMPALTSLLLDSFPYSRYADSGSIQRGRAYYKENRAWDVTLISDSKAIILVDGDSNEYTVEIKVDKKGDLAFECDCPYADDGNFCKHMIAAALELSEYLKDDEEEDWDDEEDDDDEDFQNVRKPAPPPAQQSSQNWQKKLDETLSLASPRSSSPHLARYVAAVFLTRTQMGYYGYGSAYRPEYFYSLEPLIIKSEDWYRIAGAEKKSPQEINHFLETSKNWLKVSERIFRQVNPAGCLNMDTESASVLNILSNSMQYGIGTSNLPMYLSILAKLDVPMFLGSRYPDKLERRIYLLPNPVEVKIDIQRDETKLALRAGYEYNGQFNYINKQVEIVSPNHPGWILMDDHLAQLRSIHALSILPSFPIEIPIQQADDFRERYFARIAQVLPIKSDLVKWHDIQVPPVPRLYLHDDNKDKTLRADLRFGYADYEAAASKTGETQSVETVPDSWELVRIRRQPEREQYFYQLLTDPNFRLKRAGSAFPFGTLELRARAHPFDFLLHSVPLLAQAGFEIYGEENLKLGKINRANATLRVNITSGIDWFDLKTIVEFGDQQMSFHDVRKALKRGERYIKLADGSVGQIPDEWLEKYKHLWNLAEETEDGFRVADVHLSLLDSLLEDDASIQISSPQGATAEWRERRERFRTFERIEPRALPSGFTGELRPYQKHGFDWLHFLRDYKFGGVLADDMGLGKTVQVLTYLQALKEQAEVKKEASLLIVPKSLIANWQRESEKFTPSLRFLEYMGNFRQKDTSIFNDYDVVLTTYGTMLRDVELLCEYKFHYVILDESQAIKNPLAKSAKAARLLHADHRLVMTGTPVENNTFELWSQFAFLNPGLLGNMDYFKSAFANPIEAKGDEEAAKTLRKLVYPFILRRTKEQVAPELPPRTERIVYTDMDAAQKKLYAQTREKYRAELLGLIESAGMNDVRFKILEGLLRLRQIAIHPALVDKKYKGNAPKFEVLLETLETLQAEGHKALVFSQFVVTLKLLKRELDERKIKYVYLDGQTPNRQSRVDQFQNDPSFPFFLISLKAGGVGLNLTAADYVIHLDPWWNPAVEMQASDRAHRIGQDKPVFVYKIIARDTVEEKILQLQEKKRALVKSLITTEASFFKSLTRDDVKDLFS from the coding sequence TTGTCTGAAAAGTATTTCCCCTTGGGACGTACTGTTGGATATACTACCCCCGCCATGCCCGCGCTCACATCCCTACTTCTCGACAGTTTCCCCTACTCCCGTTACGCCGACTCGGGCTCCATCCAGCGCGGGCGCGCCTACTACAAGGAAAACCGCGCCTGGGATGTAACTCTCATCTCTGACAGCAAGGCCATCATTCTCGTGGACGGCGACTCGAACGAGTACACCGTTGAGATCAAAGTGGACAAGAAGGGCGATCTCGCCTTCGAATGCGACTGTCCCTACGCGGATGATGGCAATTTCTGCAAACACATGATCGCGGCCGCGTTGGAGTTGAGCGAGTATCTCAAAGACGACGAAGAGGAAGATTGGGATGATGAAGAAGATGATGATGATGAAGATTTTCAAAATGTAAGAAAACCTGCTCCTCCGCCCGCTCAACAGTCCTCTCAGAATTGGCAAAAAAAACTGGATGAAACGCTTTCGCTTGCGTCGCCGCGTTCCTCCTCGCCGCATCTGGCGCGTTACGTGGCGGCTGTTTTCCTGACACGCACGCAGATGGGCTACTATGGCTATGGCAGCGCCTATCGCCCAGAATATTTTTATTCCCTCGAACCGCTCATCATCAAATCTGAAGACTGGTATCGCATCGCAGGCGCGGAGAAAAAATCTCCGCAAGAGATCAACCACTTCCTCGAAACCAGCAAGAATTGGCTCAAGGTCAGCGAACGGATCTTCCGCCAAGTGAACCCTGCGGGCTGTTTGAACATGGACACTGAATCAGCCTCGGTCTTGAACATCCTTTCCAACTCCATGCAATATGGAATAGGAACCAGCAACCTGCCCATGTATCTTTCCATCCTCGCCAAACTCGATGTGCCAATGTTCCTCGGCAGTCGTTACCCCGATAAACTCGAACGCCGCATTTACCTCCTGCCCAACCCCGTCGAAGTAAAAATTGACATCCAGCGCGACGAGACCAAACTCGCCCTACGCGCGGGCTATGAATACAACGGACAATTTAACTACATCAACAAACAGGTCGAGATCGTCTCTCCCAATCATCCAGGTTGGATTCTCATGGACGATCATCTCGCCCAACTTCGCAGTATCCACGCGCTGTCCATCCTGCCTTCGTTTCCCATCGAAATTCCCATCCAGCAAGCAGACGATTTTCGCGAGCGCTACTTCGCGCGCATCGCGCAAGTGCTCCCCATCAAAAGCGACCTCGTAAAATGGCACGACATTCAAGTACCGCCCGTCCCGCGCCTCTACCTGCACGACGACAACAAGGATAAGACCCTGCGCGCCGACCTGCGCTTCGGCTACGCGGACTACGAGGCGGCCGCGTCCAAAACGGGCGAGACCCAATCTGTCGAGACCGTCCCCGATTCGTGGGAACTCGTCCGCATCCGCCGCCAGCCCGAGCGCGAGCAATATTTCTATCAACTGCTCACCGACCCAAATTTCCGACTCAAGCGCGCGGGTTCCGCCTTCCCCTTCGGCACGCTCGAACTGCGCGCTCGCGCCCATCCCTTCGATTTTCTGCTCCACTCGGTTCCGCTCCTCGCGCAGGCGGGCTTTGAAATTTACGGCGAGGAGAATCTCAAACTCGGCAAGATCAACCGCGCCAACGCCACTTTGCGCGTCAACATCACCTCGGGCATAGATTGGTTCGATCTCAAAACCATCGTCGAATTTGGCGACCAGCAAATGTCCTTCCACGATGTCCGCAAGGCGCTCAAACGCGGCGAACGGTACATCAAACTGGCAGACGGCTCGGTGGGGCAAATCCCCGACGAGTGGCTGGAGAAATACAAACATCTCTGGAATCTGGCGGAGGAGACCGAGGACGGATTCCGCGTGGCGGACGTTCACCTGTCCCTGTTGGATTCCCTGCTCGAAGACGACGCCTCGATTCAGATATCATCCCCGCAGGGGGCTACTGCGGAGTGGCGCGAACGCCGCGAGCGTTTCCGCACCTTCGAGCGGATCGAGCCACGCGCCCTCCCCAGCGGATTCACCGGCGAACTGCGCCCCTACCAAAAGCACGGCTTCGACTGGCTGCACTTCCTGCGCGACTACAAATTCGGCGGCGTCCTCGCCGATGACATGGGACTCGGCAAAACCGTCCAGGTGTTGACCTACCTCCAGGCGTTGAAGGAACAGGCTGAGGTCAAGAAAGAAGCGAGCCTCCTCATCGTCCCGAAGAGTCTGATCGCCAATTGGCAGAGAGAGTCCGAGAAGTTCACACCCAGTCTGCGCTTCCTCGAATACATGGGCAACTTCCGTCAAAAGGACACATCCATCTTCAACGACTACGATGTGGTGCTGACCACCTACGGCACGATGTTGCGCGACGTGGAGTTGCTGTGCGAGTACAAATTCCATTACGTGATCCTGGACGAATCGCAGGCCATCAAAAATCCGCTGGCGAAGAGCGCCAAGGCCGCGCGCCTGCTCCACGCCGACCACCGCCTCGTGATGACGGGAACGCCCGTAGAGAACAACACCTTTGAGTTGTGGTCGCAGTTCGCGTTTTTGAATCCTGGCCTGCTCGGCAACATGGATTACTTCAAGAGCGCGTTTGCGAATCCCATCGAAGCGAAGGGCGACGAAGAGGCGGCCAAGACCCTGCGAAAGTTGGTCTACCCCTTCATCCTGCGCCGCACCAAAGAACAGGTTGCGCCCGAACTGCCGCCGCGCACCGAACGCATCGTCTACACCGACATGGACGCCGCGCAGAAAAAGTTGTACGCGCAGACCCGCGAAAAGTACCGCGCCGAACTGCTCGGCCTGATCGAGAGCGCAGGCATGAACGACGTGCGCTTCAAGATTCTCGAAGGGTTGTTGCGCCTGCGGCAGATCGCCATCCATCCCGCATTGGTGGACAAAAAATACAAGGGCAACGCGCCCAAGTTCGAGGTCCTGCTCGAAACGCTGGAGACGCTGCAAGCCGAGGGACACAAGGCGCTGGTCTTCTCGCAATTCGTCGTGACGCTTAAACTACTCAAGCGCGAACTCGACGAACGCAAGATCAAGTACGTCTATCTCGACGGGCAGACTCCCAACCGCCAATCACGCGTTGACCAATTCCAAAATGACCCGTCGTTCCCGTTCTTCCTCATCAGCCTGAAAGCTGGTGGCGTAGGCTTGAACCTGACCGCCGCCGATTACGTCATCCATCTCGACCCGTGGTGGAATCCCGCCGTGGAAATGCAGGCCAGCGACCGCGCCCATCGCATCGGCCAGGACAAACCCGTCTTCGTCTACAAGATCATCGCGCGTGACACGGTGGAGGAAAAGATTTTGCAATTGCAAGAGAAGAAACGCGCCCTGGTCAAAAGTCTCATCACTACCGAGGCCAGTTTCTTCAAGTCGCTCACGCGGGACGATGTGAAGGATCTGTTCAGTTAG
- a CDS encoding dockerin type 1, with product MKKLILLFLTLSLALAACGTAVTDSTTSTTTDTTLQSAPVTASEPLSVSYTDEDQTPPSIDSAVKINLAGDVITVEGSGASVNGSTVTITAPGVYAISGTLNNGQILVESAKEGTVNLILNGATISNSSTSPIFISAADKTIITLADGTQNTVTDGATYVFTSAEVDEPNAAIFSKDDLVINGNGSLTVNANYNNGIASKDYLRIVSGTITVNAVNDGIKGRNYISIKDASLTVNAGGDGLQSNNDEDATKGYVLIEGGTLNITAGMDAIQAETQLTVNAGTLNLVTGGGSAINYEFEESAKGLKAGVDVTIVGGTIMIDSADDAVHSNGSVSINGGDLQISSGDDGIHADVSLTINNGNVNILKSYEGLESVLLTINGGTIHLNTEDDGINGSGGADGSSVNGRPGQNQFESGSAQVFLNGGYLYVNAQGDGLDSNGTMSMSGGTVIVNGPTNSGNGSLDFGSFDITGGFLITAGSSGMAQSPSISSTQYSIMYNFDTMQAAGTLVHIQSSTGEELFTFASAKEFQSVVISSPQIANGETYTVFTGGTSTGTAVDGLYSGGAYSGGTQIASLTVSSVVTTAGAAGGGFGPGGGGGMPPGGGGGGPRP from the coding sequence ATGAAAAAACTGATTTTACTTTTTTTGACTCTTTCCCTCGCGCTCGCCGCCTGCGGAACGGCAGTTACTGACTCAACTACATCCACCACGACGGATACAACGCTTCAGTCCGCGCCGGTCACTGCTTCTGAACCTTTATCAGTTTCCTACACTGACGAAGACCAAACGCCGCCCAGCATAGACTCTGCCGTCAAGATCAACCTCGCGGGCGATGTCATCACCGTCGAAGGCAGCGGCGCAAGCGTGAACGGCTCCACCGTCACCATCACCGCACCCGGGGTGTACGCCATCAGCGGCACACTCAACAACGGACAGATCCTCGTTGAAAGCGCCAAAGAAGGCACCGTCAATTTGATTCTCAACGGCGCGACCATTTCCAACTCATCCACCTCGCCCATCTTCATCAGCGCGGCAGATAAGACCATCATCACCCTCGCCGATGGCACACAAAACACCGTAACAGACGGCGCGACCTATGTCTTCACCAGCGCCGAAGTGGACGAACCCAACGCGGCAATTTTTAGCAAAGACGATCTAGTCATCAATGGCAACGGCTCTTTAACTGTCAACGCCAACTACAACAACGGCATCGCCAGCAAAGATTATCTGCGCATCGTCAGCGGAACCATTACCGTCAATGCTGTCAACGATGGCATCAAAGGCAGAAACTACATCTCGATCAAAGACGCCAGCCTCACGGTCAACGCCGGAGGCGATGGTCTTCAATCGAACAATGACGAAGACGCCACCAAGGGCTATGTCCTCATCGAAGGCGGCACGCTCAACATCACCGCAGGCATGGACGCAATTCAAGCCGAAACGCAACTCACGGTCAATGCGGGTACGCTCAACCTGGTGACTGGCGGCGGTAGTGCAATCAACTACGAATTTGAAGAAAGCGCCAAAGGCTTGAAAGCCGGTGTGGATGTGACTATTGTGGGCGGCACCATCATGATCGACTCCGCCGATGATGCAGTTCACTCGAACGGCAGCGTCAGCATCAACGGTGGCGATCTGCAAATTTCCTCCGGCGACGACGGCATCCATGCCGATGTCTCACTCACAATCAATAACGGTAATGTGAACATTCTCAAATCGTATGAAGGTTTGGAGAGCGTTCTGCTCACCATCAACGGCGGCACGATCCACCTCAATACCGAAGACGACGGCATCAACGGCTCTGGCGGCGCGGACGGTTCCTCTGTCAACGGGCGACCCGGGCAAAACCAGTTTGAATCGGGCAGCGCACAGGTCTTTCTCAACGGCGGCTATTTATATGTCAACGCGCAAGGTGACGGGCTGGACTCCAACGGAACCATGAGCATGTCTGGCGGCACGGTCATCGTCAACGGACCGACCAACAGTGGCAATGGCTCGCTGGATTTTGGCTCCTTCGATATCACCGGCGGCTTCCTGATCACGGCTGGCAGTTCGGGCATGGCTCAATCTCCAAGCATATCATCCACTCAATATTCGATCATGTACAACTTCGACACCATGCAAGCCGCTGGCACACTCGTTCACATTCAATCATCCACCGGCGAAGAACTATTCACCTTTGCTTCGGCGAAGGAATTTCAATCGGTAGTCATCTCATCTCCGCAGATCGCAAACGGTGAAACCTACACTGTCTTCACTGGCGGCACATCCACCGGTACAGCAGTAGACGGTTTGTACTCCGGCGGCGCATATTCTGGCGGAACGCAAATTGCCAGCCTCACGGTTTCAAGTGTGGTCACTACTGCAGGTGCGGCGGGCGGCGGCTTTGGTCCTGGCGGGGGTGGGGGAATGCCCCCCGGCGGTGGAGGTGGCGGACCGCGTCCATAG
- a CDS encoding sensor histidine kinase translates to MSIRLRFTLLYTFILALTLSIFGIALYTIQSQSTLDSLKQDLQMGANKTAEAALRSDSPDERPAPPPEDGQQPPVSFDEFSNGGFQAFPEREIARILDPNGNLVASPFGREEDELPLSEEGLQILQSGSDWWQTDTVSDEEMLIYSRPVVVDDEVVYIVQVARPLTERNRTLQSLVTTLLIAGSLITLIAFGIGWVFSGITLAPIHRMTQTAQKIGDERDFSRRVDYAGPQDEVGQLASTFNAMLTRLQDAFQKVEHSLEMQRDFVADVSHELRTPLTTLRGNLGLLRRNPSSEEQTDIINDMVDENDRLIRLVNDLLQLARADAGRSLTKETVDVSALLEETIRQARQLDSQRDISLESAPRLKVMGDRDAIKQVLLIALDNALKHSFGDVNITAMKNGSLVEIRVQDFGEGIPPEKLEHVFDRFYRGEETASIPGFGLGLSIAKTLVERQGGEIEMQSEVDRGSVLILMLQTAG, encoded by the coding sequence ATGTCGATTCGTTTGCGCTTTACGTTGCTTTACACATTTATTCTCGCGTTGACTTTGTCCATCTTTGGAATCGCCCTCTACACCATTCAGTCACAGTCCACGCTTGATTCGCTCAAACAGGATCTGCAAATGGGTGCCAACAAAACAGCCGAAGCCGCGCTACGGTCTGATTCTCCTGATGAGCGCCCCGCCCCGCCTCCAGAGGATGGGCAACAGCCGCCTGTTTCCTTTGACGAATTTTCAAACGGAGGTTTTCAAGCCTTCCCAGAACGCGAGATTGCCCGCATCCTTGACCCCAACGGTAACCTGGTTGCAAGTCCCTTCGGGCGCGAAGAGGATGAACTGCCTTTAAGCGAGGAAGGTCTGCAAATCCTGCAAAGCGGCAGCGACTGGTGGCAGACGGATACCGTCTCTGATGAAGAGATGCTTATCTACAGCCGCCCCGTCGTTGTGGATGATGAGGTTGTGTACATTGTGCAGGTGGCGCGCCCACTCACTGAGCGGAATCGCACCTTGCAATCGCTTGTCACCACGCTGCTGATCGCCGGTTCACTCATTACACTGATCGCATTCGGAATTGGTTGGGTATTTTCTGGCATAACGCTCGCACCCATCCACCGCATGACGCAAACAGCCCAAAAAATCGGCGACGAGCGCGACTTCTCGCGCCGGGTCGATTATGCTGGTCCACAGGATGAGGTTGGGCAGCTGGCAAGCACATTCAATGCCATGCTGACTCGCCTGCAAGATGCATTTCAAAAAGTGGAGCACTCCCTCGAAATGCAGCGCGATTTCGTTGCGGATGTCTCACACGAATTGCGCACGCCGCTGACCACCCTGCGCGGAAATCTGGGACTGCTGCGCCGAAACCCATCGTCTGAAGAACAAACCGACATCATCAACGATATGGTGGATGAAAACGACCGTTTGATTCGACTCGTAAATGATTTACTGCAACTTGCCCGCGCCGACGCTGGTCGAAGTCTCACCAAAGAGACAGTGGATGTTTCAGCATTGCTCGAAGAGACCATTCGCCAGGCACGCCAACTCGACTCTCAGCGTGATATCAGCCTGGAGTCTGCACCCAGATTGAAGGTCATGGGTGACCGGGACGCCATCAAACAGGTGTTGCTGATTGCGTTGGATAATGCCTTGAAGCACTCATTTGGTGACGTCAATATCACAGCCATGAAAAACGGCTCACTCGTCGAAATCCGTGTGCAGGATTTTGGCGAAGGTATCCCGCCTGAAAAACTCGAGCACGTCTTCGATCGGTTTTATCGCGGAGAAGAGACCGCCTCCATCCCCGGCTTTGGGCTGGGTCTTTCCATCGCGAAGACCCTCGTCGAGAGGCAGGGCGGCGAAATTGAAATGCAAAGCGAAGTAGACAGGGGGAGCGTGCTGATATTGATGTTACAAACAGCAGGGTAG
- a CDS encoding ABC transporter permease, translated as MKILSIVIALALTLHGLIHLMGTVTYMKLGAVQGLEYKTTLLDGRWDLGENGMALYGALWALAAIGFVAAAVALLAGRGWHRPALMGAAVFSLALTVLDWKVAAAGAVIDAAILAWLWLGPHA; from the coding sequence ATGAAAATCCTATCCATCGTTATCGCTTTGGCTCTCACCCTGCACGGCCTCATCCATCTGATGGGCACGGTGACGTACATGAAACTGGGCGCTGTGCAAGGGTTGGAATACAAAACCACCCTGCTCGACGGCCGCTGGGATTTGGGTGAAAACGGGATGGCGCTTTACGGCGCGCTCTGGGCGCTTGCGGCAATCGGTTTTGTCGCTGCCGCGGTCGCGCTGCTGGCAGGCCGGGGTTGGCATCGCCCGGCGCTGATGGGCGCAGCGGTGTTCTCGTTGGCGCTCACCGTCCTGGATTGGAAGGTTGCGGCGGCCGGCGCCGTCATCGATGCCGCCATCCTGGCGTGGCTGTGGTTGGGCCCGCACGCATGA
- a CDS encoding DNA-binding response regulator, producing the protein MPTVLIVDDDPKLLKMLQRTLTYENLDVLTATNGLEALPLVQTHKPDLIIADWMMPKMDGLTFIQRLRDEENKTLILMLTARDAIENRVEGLESGADDYLVKPFAPAELVARVHAMLRRVEVKPENQKASYADVTLDPSTREARRGDMDLNLTMTEFNLLHLLLRHPRQVLERRQILNDVWGYDFGGDDNVLEIYVGYLRKKLEAEGGSRLIQTVRGVGYALREE; encoded by the coding sequence ATGCCTACTGTACTGATCGTCGACGATGACCCCAAACTCTTGAAAATGCTTCAGCGCACGCTGACCTACGAAAACCTTGACGTACTCACCGCCACAAACGGACTGGAAGCCCTTCCGCTCGTGCAAACGCATAAGCCTGACCTCATCATTGCCGATTGGATGATGCCCAAAATGGACGGGTTGACTTTCATTCAACGCCTGCGCGATGAAGAAAACAAGACGCTGATTCTGATGCTCACGGCGCGGGACGCCATCGAAAACCGCGTGGAAGGACTCGAAAGCGGCGCCGATGATTACCTTGTGAAACCGTTTGCGCCTGCCGAACTCGTGGCTCGCGTCCATGCCATGTTGCGGCGGGTGGAGGTAAAACCCGAGAATCAAAAAGCCAGTTATGCCGATGTGACTCTCGACCCATCCACCCGTGAAGCCAGACGTGGGGATATGGATTTGAATCTCACCATGACCGAATTCAACTTGCTGCATCTGCTGCTGCGGCATCCGCGCCAGGTGTTGGAGCGCAGGCAGATCCTCAACGATGTGTGGGGTTATGATTTCGGCGGCGATGACAACGTGCTCGAAATCTACGTCGGCTACCTGCGCAAAAAACTCGAAGCCGAGGGTGGCTCACGTCTGATTCAAACCGTGCGCGGTGTGGGCTATGCTTTGCGGGAGGAATAA
- a CDS encoding vacuolar transporter, whose translation MSSKLSHTIRRFNRFELKYLLSLKQAEIFKKALRAYLLADEHGSGNGRYALASLYYDSPDLRCYWEKVDGLRFRRKLRIRRYETPGAPLTTDTPVFVEIKQRLDRVTQKRRVILPYGEALRLCNQRQYPDQVSAEDEAVVDEIYAFVWQYNLRPVSIVRYERQAFIGTDYDIGLRVTFDTALSYQVHQLRLEEEASSLPMLSPDRTVMEIKVNERIPYWLTEMIAAHNLRMIRISKYCRGIELANGHADTFSRFALVSQ comes from the coding sequence ATGTCAAGCAAACTCAGTCACACCATTCGGCGCTTCAATCGCTTTGAACTCAAATACCTGCTCAGTCTCAAACAAGCCGAGATTTTCAAAAAAGCCTTGCGCGCCTACCTGCTCGCCGACGAACACGGCAGCGGCAACGGACGCTACGCCCTCGCCAGCCTGTACTACGACTCGCCAGACCTGCGCTGTTATTGGGAAAAAGTGGATGGCTTGCGCTTCAGACGTAAATTACGCATTCGCCGCTACGAGACGCCTGGTGCCCCGCTGACAACGGATACGCCCGTCTTCGTGGAGATCAAGCAACGGCTGGACAGAGTGACTCAGAAACGCCGCGTCATCCTACCGTATGGTGAAGCGCTGCGGCTGTGTAATCAGCGTCAGTACCCAGATCAAGTATCGGCGGAGGATGAAGCGGTTGTGGATGAAATCTACGCCTTTGTCTGGCAGTACAACCTGCGCCCGGTCAGCATTGTCCGCTATGAACGGCAGGCATTCATCGGCACTGATTATGACATCGGCTTGCGTGTCACGTTTGACACCGCGCTCAGTTATCAGGTTCATCAACTGCGGCTGGAAGAGGAAGCCTCAAGCCTGCCCATGCTTTCACCCGACCGCACGGTGATGGAGATCAAGGTCAACGAGCGCATTCCCTACTGGCTGACCGAGATGATCGCGGCACACAACCTGCGTATGATCCGCATCAGCAAATATTGCCGCGGCATCGAACTCGCTAACGGGCACGCCGATACCTTTTCACGTTTTGCACTTGTTTCGCAATAA
- a CDS encoding ABC transporter ATP-binding protein: MNNNYIHRSLEPIVLKAAKQFPATVIVGPRQSGKTTLLKQLFGNSYQVLSLEPPDVRLAAQTDPRAFLNLYPPPIVFDEIQYVPELLPYIKEKIDASRGRNGQFILTGSQNLLLMQQVTESLAGRAAVLKLLPFSRRELASFPDRTFPWENKSLSGLPTQTPSFLWEQILRGYYPEIATDLTRDVRLWQASYVQTYLERDVRNLRNLGNLTQFQVFLRALAARSAQILNLSELARDVGIAVNTVKDWVSILEASFQIFLLRPYYANIGKRLIKSPKVYFVDTGLLCYLVGLRDIEHAAAGPMGGAIFENLVISDLYKTCLHRGEEPPLYYWRTVAGSEVDVVIETQSGLIPMEIKLSETPRPEMAKEILAFQRDFKSKALPGYVIHSGNITLPLGQGVTALPLNNL; this comes from the coding sequence ATGAACAATAACTACATTCATCGTTCCTTGGAACCAATCGTTCTCAAAGCCGCCAAACAGTTTCCTGCCACCGTAATTGTCGGCCCACGCCAATCGGGAAAGACAACATTATTAAAGCAACTCTTTGGTAATAGCTATCAGGTACTTTCTCTTGAACCACCAGACGTGCGCTTAGCTGCACAAACCGATCCACGTGCATTTCTAAATCTATATCCCCCTCCAATCGTATTCGATGAAATCCAATATGTTCCAGAACTCTTGCCCTACATAAAAGAAAAGATTGATGCATCTCGCGGTCGGAACGGGCAATTCATCCTAACCGGGTCCCAAAACCTGCTCCTAATGCAACAGGTAACAGAAAGCCTTGCGGGACGGGCGGCTGTTCTCAAATTGTTGCCATTCTCTCGGAGAGAATTGGCAAGTTTTCCAGACCGAACTTTTCCTTGGGAAAACAAATCACTATCCGGTCTCCCAACTCAAACACCATCATTTTTATGGGAACAAATTCTGCGAGGCTATTATCCGGAGATTGCCACTGACCTCACGCGCGATGTACGCCTATGGCAAGCCAGTTACGTCCAAACATATTTAGAACGCGATGTACGCAACTTGAGAAACCTCGGCAATTTGACGCAATTTCAAGTCTTTCTGCGCGCTCTGGCTGCCCGTAGCGCTCAAATCCTCAACCTGAGCGAACTTGCTCGTGATGTTGGAATCGCAGTTAATACTGTTAAAGATTGGGTCTCAATTCTTGAAGCTAGTTTCCAGATTTTCCTGCTGCGTCCCTACTACGCTAACATTGGCAAACGGCTAATCAAGTCACCAAAGGTTTACTTTGTGGATACAGGACTGCTGTGTTACCTCGTCGGCTTGCGCGATATTGAACATGCCGCGGCTGGACCGATGGGCGGAGCGATATTTGAAAACTTGGTCATCTCCGACCTGTATAAAACATGTCTCCATCGCGGAGAGGAACCACCGCTTTACTACTGGCGAACAGTGGCAGGTTCTGAAGTGGACGTGGTCATTGAAACACAGTCTGGTCTTATTCCAATGGAAATCAAACTTTCCGAAACACCGCGACCTGAAATGGCAAAAGAAATCCTTGCCTTTCAACGAGATTTCAAGAGTAAAGCCTTGCCAGGCTATGTGATTCACTCAGGAAACATCACCTTACCGCTTGGACAAGGCGTAACAGCTTTGCCGCTAAATAACTTATAA
- a CDS encoding transcriptional regulator gives MEIPRHWRLKKQRYALMGEVCPHCDAKIFPPRDVCPECHHEAKELFQFSGKGEIYSYTTIYEAPSGFDSNAPYTVALIKLNEGPMLTAQLTDVEAAQVQIGMPVEMVTRKMRDDGDERGMIVYGYKFRKRVGVT, from the coding sequence ATGGAAATCCCTCGACACTGGCGACTCAAAAAACAACGCTATGCCCTGATGGGCGAAGTCTGTCCGCATTGCGACGCGAAGATCTTTCCGCCGCGTGATGTCTGCCCTGAATGTCACCACGAAGCCAAAGAGTTATTCCAATTCAGCGGCAAGGGCGAGATTTATTCGTACACCACCATTTACGAAGCCCCCAGCGGATTCGACAGCAACGCGCCCTACACCGTGGCGCTGATCAAGTTGAACGAAGGCCCCATGCTCACCGCACAGTTGACCGACGTGGAGGCGGCGCAGGTGCAGATTGGTATGCCCGTTGAAATGGTTACGCGCAAGATGCGGGATGACGGGGATGAGAGGGGGATGATTGTATACGGATATAAATTTAGAAAACGCGTAGGCGTCACGTAG
- a CDS encoding DNA-binding response regulator yields MSEAKTIRVMLVDDHAVVRSGLGAFLLAHDDLELAGEASSGERAVAMCQQTRPDVVLMDLMMPGMDGVTATKLIREKYPAVQVIALTSFKEREMVEGALQAGAIGYLLKDVSADELAHAIRAAAAGKPTLASEAAQVLIQSTRAPAENPGFDLTVREREVLALMVEGLNNQQIAERLVVSVSTAKFHVSSILSKLNAASRTEAVSIALQKRLVK; encoded by the coding sequence ATGAGTGAAGCCAAAACCATTCGCGTGATGCTGGTGGACGACCATGCGGTCGTGCGCAGCGGGCTGGGCGCTTTTCTGCTGGCCCATGACGACCTTGAACTGGCTGGAGAGGCCTCCAGCGGGGAACGCGCCGTTGCTATGTGTCAGCAGACCCGGCCCGATGTCGTCCTCATGGATTTGATGATGCCAGGCATGGACGGCGTGACCGCCACAAAATTAATCCGTGAGAAATATCCGGCCGTTCAGGTGATCGCGTTGACCAGTTTCAAAGAGAGGGAGATGGTCGAGGGAGCGCTGCAGGCGGGCGCCATCGGCTACCTGCTCAAGGATGTTTCCGCCGATGAACTGGCCCACGCTATTCGCGCCGCCGCCGCGGGCAAACCCACCCTCGCCTCAGAAGCCGCGCAGGTCCTGATCCAGTCCACCCGCGCGCCCGCCGAAAATCCCGGCTTCGATCTCACCGTCCGCGAGCGCGAAGTGTTGGCCCTCATGGTGGAGGGTCTGAACAACCAGCAGATCGCCGAGCGATTGGTGGTCAGCGTTTCGACCGCCAAGTTCCACGTCAGCAGCATCCTCTCCAAGCTCAATGCGGCCAGCCGCACCGAGGCGGTGTCCATCGCTTTGCAAAAGCGCCTGGTCAAGTGA